Proteins encoded within one genomic window of Haloplanus vescus:
- a CDS encoding NAD(P)/FAD-dependent oxidoreductase — protein MRVVVLGAGYAGLTLARRLERRLPETADIVIVDESDSHLVQHELHRVVRYPSVADAITVPLDEVLDRATIRTARVERLDRDERRVHLAGGDAIDYDYAAVCLGAETAFYDLPGVAEHGLPLKRLDHARAVRDAALDACDADGRAVVGGAGLSGVQVAGELAALADDEDAALDVTLLEQQPTVAPAFPEAFQTAVRDALDAAGVTVRTGTSVSGATAEAVELGDETIPYDVFVWTGGIRGPDATDGDRPVVRRDLRLDDHTFAVGDAARVVDADGEAVPASAAAAIREARVAATNIDRLVRASLADADGFEPRLDPFRFDAPGWIASVGDDAVATVGPKVFTGAAARAMKASVGAGHLSSIGAVSRAAELVTEELG, from the coding sequence ATGCGCGTTGTCGTCCTCGGTGCCGGATATGCCGGCCTCACGCTCGCTCGTCGCCTCGAACGCCGCCTCCCCGAGACGGCCGACATCGTCATTGTCGACGAATCCGACAGCCACCTCGTCCAGCACGAACTCCACCGCGTCGTCCGATACCCGTCCGTCGCCGACGCCATCACCGTCCCCCTCGACGAAGTACTGGACCGCGCGACGATTCGAACCGCTCGCGTCGAGCGACTGGACCGCGACGAACGACGGGTCCACCTCGCCGGTGGAGACGCCATCGACTACGACTACGCCGCGGTCTGTCTCGGCGCCGAAACCGCCTTCTACGACCTGCCGGGCGTCGCCGAACACGGACTGCCGCTCAAGCGCCTCGACCACGCTCGCGCCGTCCGCGACGCGGCCCTCGACGCCTGTGACGCCGACGGCCGGGCAGTCGTCGGTGGCGCCGGCCTCTCGGGCGTCCAGGTCGCCGGCGAACTCGCGGCCCTTGCCGACGACGAGGACGCCGCCCTCGACGTGACGTTGCTCGAACAGCAACCGACGGTCGCGCCGGCCTTCCCCGAGGCGTTCCAGACGGCCGTCCGCGACGCTCTCGACGCCGCCGGGGTCACCGTCCGCACGGGCACGAGCGTCAGCGGCGCCACGGCAGAGGCCGTCGAACTCGGCGACGAGACGATACCCTACGACGTCTTCGTGTGGACCGGCGGCATCCGCGGCCCGGACGCCACCGACGGCGACCGGCCGGTCGTCCGGCGTGACCTCCGTCTCGACGACCACACCTTTGCCGTCGGCGACGCAGCCCGCGTCGTCGACGCCGACGGCGAGGCCGTCCCCGCGAGCGCCGCCGCCGCCATCCGCGAGGCACGCGTCGCTGCGACGAACATCGACCGTCTCGTGCGCGCGTCGCTGGCCGACGCCGACGGCTTCGAGCCACGACTCGACCCCTTCCGGTTCGACGCGCCGGGATGGATTGCGTCCGTCGGCGACGACGCCGTGGCCACCGTCGGCCCGAAGGTGTTCACTGGCGCGGCGGCGCGCGCGATGAAAGCCTCCGTTGGCGCCGGCCACCTCTCCTCTATCGGTGCTGTCAGCCGTGCGGCCGAACTCGTTACGGAGGAGCTCGGCTGA
- a CDS encoding YlbF family regulator, with protein MSTNVSKLEDLGHELGEEIADTPAYQRFEEAKAAVENDDEAQEKIAEVERLRDEFVAARETGEATQSDIGKLQQAQNELHTMPVMEEYLNAQEALQNQLEAVNRAISEPLAVDFGGEAGGCCHD; from the coding sequence ATGAGCACGAACGTCTCGAAGCTCGAGGACCTCGGTCACGAACTCGGCGAGGAAATCGCCGACACGCCCGCGTACCAGCGATTCGAGGAGGCGAAGGCAGCCGTCGAGAACGACGACGAAGCCCAAGAGAAGATTGCAGAGGTCGAGCGACTCCGCGACGAATTCGTCGCCGCCCGCGAGACGGGCGAGGCGACCCAATCCGACATCGGCAAACTCCAGCAGGCCCAGAACGAACTCCACACCATGCCTGTGATGGAGGAGTACCTGAACGCACAGGAGGCGCTCCAGAACCAGCTCGAAGCCGTCAACCGCGCCATCTCCGAGCCGCTGGCGGTCGACTTCGGCGGCGAGGCCGGCGGCTGCTGTCACGACTAG
- a CDS encoding DUF655 domain-containing protein: MTTSESGEASDDQGVDAAEEAERTYAVVLDHLPHGRPGDDRPQYKKSPLAYALGESEFRLLELTLDDDADVSIGDRIVLAPDSEREAVTRIREVEYDDLSNAANSELEYGVEEIVDRHERRFVDYYNDAQPITLRLHQLNLLPGIGKKLRNDVLDERKRQPFESFEELEERIAGLHDPKGVLVERILEELRDEDLKYRTFVE; encoded by the coding sequence ATGACGACCTCCGAGAGCGGAGAGGCCAGCGACGACCAGGGCGTCGACGCCGCGGAGGAAGCAGAGCGGACCTACGCGGTCGTACTCGACCACCTGCCCCACGGGCGGCCGGGCGACGACCGCCCCCAGTACAAGAAGTCGCCGCTGGCGTACGCACTCGGGGAGTCGGAGTTCCGACTGCTCGAACTCACCCTCGACGACGACGCAGACGTGAGCATCGGTGACCGAATCGTCCTCGCGCCCGACTCGGAGCGCGAGGCGGTCACGCGCATCCGCGAAGTCGAGTACGACGACCTCTCGAACGCCGCCAACTCGGAACTCGAATACGGCGTCGAGGAGATCGTCGACCGCCACGAACGGCGGTTCGTGGACTACTACAACGACGCACAGCCCATCACCCTCCGACTCCACCAGCTCAACCTCCTGCCGGGCATCGGGAAGAAACTCCGCAACGACGTGCTGGACGAACGCAAGCGCCAGCCCTTCGAGAGTTTCGAGGAACTCGAGGAGCGCATCGCGGGGCTCCACGACCCGAAGGGCGTCCTCGTCGAGCGGATTCTCGAAGAACTGCGGGACGAGGACCTGAAGTACCGGACGTTCGTCGAGTGA
- the mvaD gene encoding phosphomevalonate decarboxylase MvaD yields MKATATAHPIQGLVKYHGMRDPELRLPYHDSISVCTAPSRTTTTVEFGATDEDVYVVDGDSVEGRGAERIDAVVDHVRTLADIDDPVRLESENSFQSNVGFGSSSSGFAAAAMALCAAADLDMTRPEISTVARRGSSSAARAVTGAFSQLYTGLNDEDCRSERIETDLEDDLRIVAGLVPSYKETEQAHEEAADSHMFQARLAHIHEQIAEMRDALRAGDFQRTFELAEHDSLSLAATTMTGPAGWVYWQPRTLAVFNAVRALRKEDVPVYFSTDTGASVYVNTTEEYVDRVESAVADCGVETEVWEVGGPAEVRPESDALF; encoded by the coding sequence ATGAAAGCGACCGCGACGGCCCACCCAATTCAGGGGTTGGTGAAGTACCACGGGATGCGCGACCCGGAGCTTCGGCTCCCGTATCACGACAGCATCAGCGTCTGTACGGCACCCAGTCGCACGACCACCACCGTCGAGTTCGGCGCGACCGACGAGGACGTCTACGTCGTCGACGGCGACTCCGTCGAGGGGCGCGGCGCCGAGCGAATCGACGCCGTCGTCGACCACGTCCGAACCCTCGCCGACATCGACGACCCCGTCCGCCTGGAGAGTGAGAACTCCTTCCAGTCGAACGTTGGCTTCGGCTCCTCGTCGTCTGGCTTCGCCGCCGCGGCGATGGCGCTCTGTGCCGCCGCCGACCTCGACATGACGCGCCCCGAAATCTCGACCGTCGCTCGCCGTGGCTCCTCCTCGGCCGCCCGCGCCGTCACCGGCGCGTTCTCGCAGCTCTACACCGGCCTCAACGACGAGGACTGTCGCTCCGAGCGCATCGAGACGGACCTCGAAGACGACCTGCGCATCGTTGCCGGCCTCGTCCCGTCCTACAAGGAGACGGAACAGGCCCACGAGGAGGCCGCGGACAGCCACATGTTCCAGGCACGCCTCGCCCACATCCACGAACAGATTGCCGAGATGCGTGACGCGCTCCGCGCGGGCGACTTCCAGCGGACGTTCGAACTCGCCGAACACGACTCGCTCTCCCTCGCCGCGACGACGATGACCGGGCCCGCGGGCTGGGTGTACTGGCAGCCACGCACGCTCGCCGTGTTCAACGCCGTCCGCGCGCTCCGCAAGGAGGACGTGCCCGTCTACTTCTCGACCGACACCGGCGCCAGCGTCTACGTCAACACGACCGAGGAGTACGTCGACCGCGTCGAATCCGCCGTCGCCGACTGCGGCGTCGAAACCGAGGTGTGGGAGGTCGGCGGCCCCGCCGAGGTGCGCCCCGAGAGCGACGCGCTCTTCTAA
- a CDS encoding MinD/ParA family ATP-binding protein, protein MLAIAGGKGGVGKTTTVLGLSTALDAPVVAADADPDMPDLHALAGVDRTPTLAAVREHDVPTVAQPHPDDSAVTLLPAPRLGDADAVDQSLDRLARSDRRAIVDCPAGAGPDAAAPLRRADATLLVSTLCAPALRDAAKTAAMARTLDAPPVGVVLTRTRASPEAVTELLGCPVVASVPSAEPPILDDEAARAAYRQLATSFGEDIL, encoded by the coding sequence ATGCTCGCTATCGCCGGTGGCAAGGGCGGCGTGGGGAAGACGACGACGGTACTCGGCCTGTCGACGGCGCTTGACGCGCCGGTCGTCGCCGCGGACGCCGATCCCGACATGCCGGATCTGCACGCGCTCGCGGGCGTCGACCGCACGCCGACGCTCGCCGCCGTCCGCGAGCACGACGTTCCGACCGTCGCCCAGCCACACCCCGACGACTCGGCCGTCACGCTCCTGCCGGCGCCGCGACTCGGCGATGCCGACGCAGTCGACCAGTCGCTCGACCGGTTGGCCCGGAGCGACCGGCGGGCCATCGTCGACTGTCCGGCGGGCGCCGGCCCGGACGCCGCGGCACCGCTTCGCCGGGCCGACGCGACGCTTCTCGTCAGCACGCTCTGTGCGCCCGCGCTTCGCGACGCCGCGAAGACGGCGGCCATGGCCCGCACGCTCGACGCGCCACCAGTCGGGGTGGTGTTGACGCGCACGCGGGCGTCGCCCGAGGCCGTCACCGAGTTGCTCGGCTGTCCGGTCGTGGCGTCCGTTCCGTCCGCCGAACCGCCGATTCTCGACGACGAGGCCGCTCGGGCGGCGTATCGGCAGCTCGCAACCTCCTTTGGCGAAGACATATTATGA
- a CDS encoding hydantoinase B/oxoprolinase family protein, whose amino-acid sequence MTAVDPVTLEVLRNACVAVAEEMNATLVRTSYSPNIKDRKDCSCALFDVVDDGDGPAAEMISQAENIPVHLGAMPYSVAAAIEAFPPEELHAGDAILLNDPFHGGAHLPDMTLVTPVFVDGELVAVAANRAHHADVGGGRAGSVAADSTEIYQEGLRVPPVKLYEGGDPVEDVFDLLLTNVRTPDERRGDFRAQRAANQTAVRRIRDIVSRHGLETVRAATDEIKEYGERRMRAEIDALPDGTVTFEDCLDDDGQGTENVRIAVAVTVDGDELVVDFEGTSEQVRGAVNAPLAVTASATYYAVRCVTDPDVPPNAGTYRPVEIRAPAGTVVNATPPAAVVGGNLEVSQRVTDALLGAFGEEAPERSVAAAQGTMNSVTFGGTDRDGETFAFYETIGGGYGGRASGDGMDGVHAHMSNTLNTPAEVLETTYPVRVRAYAFREDSGGDGEFRGGLGLRRDIEALVDDVAFSLLADRRRHSPYGLAGGGDGAPGEDYLQKASGETERILAKSTHDLDAGDVVSVRTPGGGGYGDPADRDPEAVARDYRLGVVSAETVRTAYGLDPAEFDAAGSE is encoded by the coding sequence ATGACGGCCGTCGACCCCGTGACGCTGGAGGTACTTCGCAACGCCTGCGTCGCCGTCGCCGAGGAGATGAACGCGACGCTCGTGCGGACGAGTTACTCGCCGAACATCAAGGACCGCAAGGACTGCTCGTGTGCGCTGTTCGACGTGGTGGACGACGGCGACGGGCCGGCCGCCGAGATGATAAGCCAGGCCGAGAACATCCCGGTCCACCTCGGGGCGATGCCCTACTCCGTCGCCGCGGCCATCGAGGCGTTCCCGCCGGAAGAACTGCACGCCGGCGACGCCATCCTCCTGAACGATCCCTTCCACGGCGGCGCCCACCTGCCAGACATGACGCTCGTGACGCCAGTCTTCGTCGACGGCGAGCTGGTCGCCGTCGCGGCCAACCGCGCCCACCACGCGGACGTGGGCGGGGGGCGCGCCGGCAGCGTCGCCGCCGACTCGACCGAAATCTATCAGGAGGGGCTTCGCGTGCCGCCCGTGAAACTGTACGAGGGCGGCGACCCCGTCGAGGACGTGTTCGACCTCCTCCTGACGAACGTGCGGACGCCCGACGAGCGCCGGGGCGACTTCCGCGCCCAGCGAGCGGCCAACCAGACGGCGGTCCGTCGCATCCGGGATATCGTCTCACGTCACGGCCTCGAGACGGTCCGCGCGGCGACGGACGAAATCAAAGAGTACGGCGAGCGACGGATGCGCGCCGAAATCGACGCGCTCCCCGACGGCACCGTCACCTTCGAGGACTGCCTCGACGACGACGGGCAGGGGACCGAGAACGTGCGCATCGCCGTCGCGGTGACCGTCGATGGCGACGAGCTCGTCGTGGATTTCGAGGGGACGAGCGAGCAGGTTCGGGGCGCCGTCAACGCGCCACTGGCCGTCACGGCGAGTGCGACGTACTACGCGGTGCGCTGTGTGACCGACCCCGACGTGCCGCCGAACGCGGGGACGTATCGCCCCGTCGAGATTCGGGCGCCGGCGGGCACCGTCGTCAACGCGACGCCGCCCGCTGCCGTCGTCGGCGGCAACCTCGAAGTCTCTCAGCGCGTGACGGACGCGTTACTGGGCGCGTTCGGCGAGGAGGCCCCGGAGCGCTCCGTCGCCGCCGCGCAGGGGACGATGAACAGCGTCACCTTCGGCGGGACGGACCGCGACGGCGAGACGTTCGCCTTCTACGAGACCATCGGCGGCGGCTACGGCGGCCGAGCAAGTGGGGACGGGATGGACGGCGTCCACGCTCACATGAGCAACACGCTCAACACGCCCGCGGAGGTGCTCGAAACCACCTATCCCGTCCGGGTCCGAGCGTACGCGTTCCGCGAGGACTCCGGCGGCGATGGCGAGTTCCGGGGCGGCCTCGGCCTGCGTCGAGATATCGAGGCCCTCGTCGACGACGTGGCGTTCAGCCTCCTCGCCGACCGGCGGCGCCACTCGCCGTACGGCCTCGCGGGTGGGGGCGACGGCGCTCCGGGCGAGGACTACCTGCAGAAGGCTTCTGGCGAGACCGAGCGCATCCTGGCCAAATCGACACACGACCTCGACGCCGGGGACGTGGTGAGCGTGCGGACGCCCGGCGGCGGCGGGTACGGCGACCCGGCGGACCGCGACCCCGAGGCGGTGGCGCGAGACTATCGGCTGGGCGTCGTGTCCGCGGAAACGGTTCGAACGGCGTACGGGCTGGACCCGGCGGAGTTCGACGCCGCAGGGTCGGAGTGA
- a CDS encoding hydantoinase/oxoprolinase family protein, which yields MEADTRIGVDVGGTFTDVVVATESGLSMLKVPSTPAAPDRGVLDGLDAARDTTGVDPSDVTFFGHGTTVATNALLEREWAETALVTTEGFRDAVEIGRQTRPSLYDLNAEKPAPIVERHRRHEVPERLDRRGEVVTPFDESAAREVAERIAEGDAESVAVAFLFAFEDDAHERRMRDLLVEAGVEGEISLSSEVLPEIREYERTLATAINAALKPVMNRYLGRLEEGVADAGVPAPVKVMQSNGGVASAAATRDRPVNTLLSGPAAGVRGAAHVAGAAGFDDVLTMDMGGTSCDVSLVRDGDPVVTTEGQVGDYPVTVPMVDVHTIGAGGGSVAWVDEGGSLRVGPKSAGADPGPVCYGRGGTEPTVTDAHCLLGRIDPDAFFEGSADEAAVRDAVAAQVADPLGLSVAEAAQGIVDIANANMERALRVVSVERGHDPRDLSLVAYGGAGPLHAAELAAELDVPRVVVPQTAGVLSAHGLLISDAVYEEGVSAVRPWSEVDPADLTERFESMAAEGRERLAAEGYPPDRRRFERAVDLRYRGQSFDLRVPVPEGRLDADALSTVADRFHERHERRYGHASPDEPVELVTVRLRSRGVVDPPELAVTGDGETEPDPGTTRTARFDGDAIETPVYDRGTLAPGATLDGPAVVEGGETTVVVPPAASAHVDDWGNVVVEP from the coding sequence ATGGAAGCCGACACTCGAATCGGGGTCGACGTCGGCGGGACGTTCACGGACGTCGTCGTCGCCACCGAGTCGGGCCTCTCGATGCTGAAGGTGCCGTCGACGCCGGCCGCCCCGGACCGCGGCGTCCTCGACGGCCTCGACGCCGCGCGCGACACCACCGGCGTCGACCCGTCGGACGTGACCTTCTTCGGTCACGGAACCACCGTCGCCACCAACGCGCTCTTGGAACGCGAGTGGGCCGAGACGGCGCTCGTGACGACCGAGGGCTTTCGCGACGCGGTCGAAATCGGCCGCCAGACTCGACCGAGTCTCTACGACCTCAACGCGGAGAAACCGGCGCCAATCGTCGAACGCCACCGCCGACACGAGGTGCCAGAACGCCTCGACCGACGGGGCGAAGTCGTCACGCCATTCGACGAGTCGGCGGCCCGCGAGGTAGCGGAGCGGATTGCCGAGGGCGACGCCGAAAGCGTCGCCGTCGCCTTCCTCTTCGCGTTCGAGGACGACGCCCACGAGCGACGGATGCGCGACCTGCTGGTCGAGGCGGGCGTCGAGGGCGAGATATCGCTGTCGAGTGAGGTGCTCCCCGAGATTCGGGAGTACGAACGCACGCTCGCGACGGCCATCAACGCGGCGCTCAAGCCGGTGATGAACCGCTATCTCGGCCGACTGGAGGAGGGCGTCGCCGACGCTGGCGTGCCCGCGCCGGTGAAGGTGATGCAGTCGAACGGCGGCGTCGCTTCGGCGGCGGCCACGCGAGATCGCCCGGTGAACACGTTGCTCTCGGGGCCGGCAGCGGGCGTCCGGGGCGCCGCCCACGTCGCCGGCGCGGCGGGGTTCGACGACGTACTCACGATGGACATGGGCGGCACCTCGTGTGACGTGTCGCTGGTTCGGGACGGCGACCCCGTCGTCACGACGGAGGGGCAGGTGGGCGACTACCCCGTCACCGTCCCAATGGTCGACGTGCACACCATCGGTGCGGGCGGTGGCTCGGTCGCGTGGGTCGACGAAGGCGGGAGCCTCCGCGTCGGGCCGAAGTCCGCGGGCGCCGACCCCGGCCCGGTCTGTTACGGTCGGGGCGGGACGGAGCCGACAGTCACGGACGCCCACTGCCTCCTCGGGCGCATCGACCCCGACGCCTTCTTCGAGGGGAGCGCCGACGAGGCGGCGGTCCGCGACGCAGTGGCGGCGCAGGTGGCCGACCCCCTCGGCCTGAGCGTCGCGGAGGCGGCCCAGGGTATCGTCGACATCGCCAACGCGAACATGGAACGCGCTCTGCGGGTGGTGTCGGTCGAACGCGGCCACGACCCGCGGGACCTCTCCCTCGTCGCCTACGGCGGCGCGGGCCCGCTTCACGCCGCAGAACTCGCGGCCGAACTCGACGTGCCGCGGGTCGTCGTTCCGCAGACGGCGGGCGTCCTCTCCGCGCACGGCCTCCTCATCAGCGACGCCGTCTACGAGGAGGGCGTCTCCGCGGTCCGCCCGTGGAGTGAGGTCGACCCTGCCGACCTGACGGAACGCTTCGAGTCGATGGCAGCGGAAGGACGGGAGCGTCTGGCTGCGGAGGGGTATCCGCCCGACCGGCGGCGCTTCGAGCGCGCGGTCGACCTTCGGTACCGCGGCCAGTCCTTCGACCTTCGGGTGCCGGTGCCCGAGGGCCGACTCGACGCCGACGCGCTCTCGACCGTCGCCGACCGCTTCCACGAGCGCCACGAGCGACGGTACGGGCACGCCTCGCCGGACGAACCCGTCGAACTCGTGACGGTCCGCCTGCGCTCGCGGGGCGTCGTCGACCCCCCGGAGTTGGCGGTGACGGGAGACGGTGAGACAGAGCCCGACCCGGGGACGACGCGGACGGCGAGGTTCGACGGCGACGCAATCGAGACGCCGGTGTACGACCGCGGGACGCTCGCACCCGGTGCGACCCTCGACGGGCCGGCAGTCGTCGAGGGCGGCGAGACGACCGTCGTCGTGCCGCCAGCGGCGAGCGCACACGTCGACGACTGGGGGAACGTGGTGGTGGAGCCATGA
- a CDS encoding mechanosensitive ion channel family protein, translating to MADPLAVADATTLTRLVATLVVVGVVVGIRIAARRWRRRHESGAGRSIANLAVSGGVTLTTAAGIVGIVLLWDLVGPLQRSYQSLGLQDMAGRVLLAVVILATTYALTGFVGHIIGEFTGKRSSISEHQREIIYRLTQVGLYTLALLVVIGLFTRDLGSLLVGAGFLGIVVGMAARQTLGAILAGFVLMFSRPFEIGDWVEIGEREGIVTDITIFTTRIQTFDGEYVMLPNDEVSGQPIINRTRKGRLRIEVEVGIDYDDDPEEAAALARETVKELDEVLQVPTPQVVGKRFGDSAIVLGVRVWIDNPSARRMWRARTAVIEAVTDAYDEAGIKIPFPQRELMGRTEEGGFAVADGRRDAPAGGDGD from the coding sequence ATGGCTGACCCGCTGGCGGTCGCGGACGCGACGACGCTGACACGGCTGGTCGCGACACTCGTCGTCGTGGGCGTCGTCGTCGGGATTCGGATCGCCGCACGGCGCTGGCGGCGTCGCCACGAATCGGGCGCCGGGCGCTCGATAGCGAACCTTGCCGTGTCGGGCGGCGTGACGCTGACGACCGCGGCGGGCATCGTCGGCATCGTCCTCCTGTGGGACCTGGTCGGCCCGCTCCAGCGGTCGTATCAGAGTCTCGGACTCCAGGACATGGCGGGACGGGTGTTGCTCGCGGTGGTCATCCTCGCGACGACCTACGCCCTGACGGGATTCGTGGGGCACATCATCGGCGAGTTCACGGGCAAGCGCTCCAGCATCAGCGAACACCAGCGAGAGATTATCTATCGGCTCACGCAGGTCGGCCTCTACACGCTCGCCTTGCTGGTCGTTATCGGCCTGTTCACGCGTGACCTGGGCAGCCTGCTCGTCGGGGCGGGCTTTCTCGGAATCGTCGTCGGGATGGCGGCACGCCAGACGCTTGGCGCCATCCTCGCGGGCTTCGTCCTCATGTTCTCGCGTCCCTTCGAAATCGGTGACTGGGTGGAAATCGGTGAGCGGGAGGGCATCGTCACCGATATCACCATCTTCACCACACGAATCCAGACCTTCGACGGCGAGTACGTGATGCTCCCGAACGACGAGGTGAGCGGGCAGCCGATAATCAACCGGACGCGCAAGGGCCGCCTCCGCATCGAAGTCGAGGTCGGCATCGACTACGACGACGACCCCGAGGAGGCGGCGGCACTCGCACGCGAGACGGTCAAGGAGTTGGACGAGGTGTTGCAGGTGCCGACGCCGCAGGTCGTCGGCAAGCGCTTCGGCGACTCCGCCATCGTCCTCGGGGTTCGGGTCTGGATAGACAACCCCAGCGCCCGCCGGATGTGGCGCGCGCGGACGGCGGTCATCGAGGCCGTCACCGACGCCTACGACGAGGCCGGCATCAAGATTCCGTTCCCCCAGCGCGAACTCATGGGCCGGACGGAGGAGGGCGGCTTCGCCGTCGCCGACGGCAGGCGGGACGCACCCGCCGGAGGCGACGGTGACTGA
- a CDS encoding RAD55 family ATPase, with protein MADGDAQPGPYPVSDALPAGVDELDPGLNVLVSGPSMSGKRQLVFDLLAPDSDAMDPVVVMTTDDPAQRIQTQLGDRGVSFAPDAVRVVDATGAPGDDDPAIHRVNSPADLTGMGVAFTQAVEQMGTPDRLRLGFLSISTLLQYVDSERTFSFMHVLSRRTSAAGYLGVFTLDPSTHDEQFVNVVTSIFDVVIELRETDGDRELRVRGLPGVDTSWTDFPH; from the coding sequence ATGGCTGACGGCGACGCCCAGCCCGGTCCCTACCCGGTTTCCGACGCCCTCCCGGCCGGCGTCGACGAACTCGACCCTGGCTTGAACGTGCTGGTGTCCGGCCCGTCAATGTCCGGGAAGCGACAGCTCGTCTTCGACTTGCTCGCCCCCGACTCCGACGCGATGGACCCTGTCGTCGTGATGACGACGGACGACCCCGCCCAGCGCATCCAGACGCAGCTCGGCGACCGCGGAGTCTCGTTCGCCCCCGACGCCGTCCGCGTCGTCGACGCCACGGGCGCGCCGGGCGACGACGACCCCGCGATTCACCGCGTCAACTCGCCCGCCGACCTCACCGGCATGGGCGTCGCGTTCACCCAAGCGGTCGAGCAGATGGGGACGCCGGACCGCCTTCGACTGGGGTTTCTCTCCATCTCGACGCTCCTCCAGTACGTCGATAGCGAGCGCACGTTCTCGTTCATGCACGTCCTCTCTCGTCGGACGAGCGCGGCCGGCTATCTCGGCGTCTTCACGCTCGACCCCAGCACACACGACGAACAGTTCGTCAACGTCGTCACCTCGATTTTCGATGTCGTTATCGAGCTTCGAGAGACCGACGGCGACCGCGAACTCCGCGTCCGCGGGCTACCGGGCGTCGACACCAGTTGGACCGACTTCCCGCACTGA
- a CDS encoding RAD55 family ATPase codes for MADRLPTGISVLDRQLDGGIPPGSILLLTADPASQSESLLYEIAATRGTLYVTTVRSEQAVRDAVDRYSGGLDRLTIRDAGDYPPIDNATRLVKDLPESSNLLVDVVDPLEEADPTRYRAFLNELQTHMVNTGSIAVLHAMHRDAPENRALTEHMADVVFDLKTDTDGSQIVNRLAVPKFRGGGSLEETIKLKLTDGVTIDTSRDIA; via the coding sequence ATGGCTGACCGTCTTCCGACGGGTATCTCCGTTCTCGACCGGCAGCTCGACGGCGGCATCCCGCCGGGGAGCATCTTGCTTCTGACTGCCGACCCGGCCAGCCAATCCGAATCCCTGCTCTATGAAATCGCCGCCACGCGCGGGACGCTGTACGTGACGACGGTCCGCTCCGAGCAGGCGGTCCGCGACGCCGTCGACCGCTACAGCGGCGGCCTCGACCGCCTGACGATTCGCGACGCGGGCGACTACCCGCCCATCGACAACGCCACCCGTCTCGTCAAGGACCTCCCCGAGAGTTCGAACTTGCTCGTCGACGTGGTCGACCCCCTCGAAGAGGCCGACCCCACCCGATACCGGGCGTTCCTCAACGAACTCCAGACCCACATGGTCAACACGGGGTCGATAGCGGTGTTGCACGCGATGCATCGCGACGCACCGGAGAATCGGGCGCTCACCGAGCACATGGCCGACGTGGTGTTCGACCTCAAGACCGACACCGACGGGTCTCAAATCGTCAACCGACTGGCTGTCCCGAAGTTCCGTGGCGGTGGCTCGCTCGAAGAGACGATCAAGCTCAAACTCACCGACGGCGTCACCATCGACACCAGCCGCGACATCGCCTGA
- a CDS encoding 16S ribosomal RNA methyltransferase A: MTGTRSPEGLLERAGVRGNPDRDQHFLIDERVLDRVPGYLPEDADRSHVLEIGGGTGALTDRLLAASERVTVIERDPDLAAFLREEFAAEIDADRLTVVHGDALEVDLPDDATASVSNLPYGVSSEITFRLLPLGIPTVLMFQKEFAERMAAESGTSEYGRLSVSAQHYAAVEVVEPVPPTAFSPPPAVDSAVVRTTPRDPDYEVDDEDFFLRFVKAVFTQRRKTVRNAIRNTAHISGLDTPDAVVDAAPEALLSKRAGDLAPDDFAELASLAAEHGVEGGNG; encoded by the coding sequence ATGACAGGGACGCGTTCACCGGAAGGGTTACTCGAACGGGCGGGGGTCCGCGGCAACCCCGACCGCGATCAGCACTTTCTGATCGACGAGCGCGTTCTCGACCGAGTCCCGGGGTACCTCCCCGAGGACGCAGACCGGAGCCACGTCCTCGAAATCGGCGGGGGGACGGGCGCACTCACCGACCGACTGCTGGCTGCGAGCGAGCGAGTGACGGTCATCGAACGCGACCCCGACCTCGCCGCGTTCCTCCGCGAGGAGTTCGCAGCCGAAATCGACGCCGACCGGTTGACGGTCGTCCACGGCGACGCACTCGAAGTCGATTTGCCCGACGACGCGACGGCGAGTGTCTCGAACCTCCCGTATGGCGTCTCCAGCGAGATTACGTTCCGACTTCTGCCGCTCGGGATTCCGACCGTCCTGATGTTTCAGAAGGAGTTCGCGGAGCGCATGGCCGCCGAGTCGGGCACGAGCGAGTACGGACGGCTGTCGGTGAGCGCCCAGCATTACGCGGCGGTCGAGGTAGTCGAACCCGTGCCGCCGACGGCGTTCTCGCCGCCGCCGGCCGTCGACAGCGCCGTCGTCCGCACGACGCCGCGCGACCCCGATTACGAAGTCGACGACGAGGACTTCTTCCTGCGGTTCGTGAAGGCCGTCTTCACCCAGCGCCGGAAGACGGTCCGTAACGCGATTCGAAACACGGCCCACATCTCGGGACTGGACACCCCGGACGCCGTCGTCGACGCGGCGCCGGAGGCCCTCCTCTCGAAGCGAGCGGGCGATTTGGCGCCCGACGACTTCGCCGAACTGGCGAGTCTCGCGGCCGAACACGGCGTGGAGGGCGGGAATGGCTGA